In the genome of Pirellulales bacterium, the window ACCGACCGTAACGAGTCGACCGTCATGCGCATATTCCACGGCCGAGGTGCCGCCGCCGTGAGCGTCCCATTGCTTGACGGCGGTGCCGTTTTCCATCTCCCACAGAAAGACCTTGCCGTCTTCGCCCGCGCTGGCCAGCAGGTTGCCATCGGCCCGCCAACTGACGTCGTTCACGGCGCCCGCGTGACCGCGCAGATTCTGATATTCGCGTCCGGTGTCGGCCTCCCAGACGAACAGGCCGCCGCTGCGATCGGCCGAAGCCAAGAGCACGCCGTCGGGGCTGAACTCGACGGCATACAACCAGTCGGTGTGCTTGCGCGATTCGTAGACGACCGAACCGTCGGCCGTGGAGAACACGCGCAGCACGCGCCCCGGCCCGCCCAACGCGATCAGCGAGTGATCCTCGTTGATATCGGCGGCCAACACGACGTCCAATTCGTCACCGACCTCGAACACGCGCTGACCGGTCTTCACATCGAACACAACGACCTTGCCCGAGTGCCCGCCACGACCGCCGCCGGCCAGCAACAGCGAGCCGTTCCGCGAGAACTTGAGCACGTAGGGGATGCCTTCCGGAAACGGCAATACGCCCAGTTGCTCAAACGTCTCGCTGTGATAGAAGACGATTTGCTTCTGCCCGGCCACGGCCACGAGCGGTGCCCAAGGGCTGGCAGCCAGGGCTGTAATGGCCGCTGCGCGCGGCGAATAGACCACCGGCTGCCGCGACAAACCTTCAGGCAGGATGGCCGGACCATCGGGCCGCGTCGAGCCGCCGCCGCCTTTCAGATCGAACTTGGGCTTCTTCTTGATCTTGGCGGTCGAGCCGGCGTTTTCGAGCGCCCCGCCAGCGATCCACGCCTTAATAATTTCCAGCTTGGCGTCGGCCAGCTTGTCTTGTTTCGGCGGCATCTCGGGCGTGTCTTGATGCGCCACAAGGAGCCACAGTCGCGAGGCGTCCGGGTCGCCCGGCTCGACCACCGCGCCGCTGGCGCCGCCCTGCATCATGCGCGAGAAGTTGTCCAAAGCCAGGTCACTCTTGGCCATGTCCATGTTGTGGCAGCTGAAACAGTGCTCGCGAAAGATCGGCTTCACATGCTCTTCGAAGTTGATCTTCGCCGGTTCATCGGCGCAGACCGACGGCGTGAAACCGGCCATCGTCATGCCGAGCGCTACCAGCCACGCTTGCAGTTTGCCTGTCACAGTATGTCGCTGCCTTCGTGATCGCGTTGTCTTAATGGTTGAACAAAAACTCGCGCGAATTGAGCATGGCCCAGAATACGTCCTCCAAGCCGGCCATCGGATCGCCGGCCTGGGCCACGATCTCGTTCAGCTTGGTTACTTCTTCGGGCGTCGCCTGCCGGCTCACGCTGCGGACGTACAACTCCTGGATCACCTGTTCGGGCGTGCGGCCCGCGTCGAGCAGTTGCTTGAGCAAGCCGCCGCCGCGAATCTTGCCTTGGATCGTGTCGCCGTTGAGCATGTGCAGGGCCTGCGACAAGGTCGGCTCGGTCCGCACTTCGCAGGTGCACACGCTGGCTCGGCTCGAGCGGCCGAAAGTGGTCAAGAAATAGGTGCTCGTCGTACCGTCGGCGATCTGTGTGGCTCGGGCACCCAGTGGCAGCCCCTGGAACTTGTCCTTGGTTCCGGTGACCTGGCTGATGCAATCCAGCAGGTTCTCCGACTTGATCCGCCGGATCCGCGAATGGGCGAAATTCAACTCGTCGCCGGCGTTGCTCTCGTTGCGCTGGGTCGAACGTTGATAGGTCTGCGAGTTGCAGATGTCGCGCACGAGCTGCTTGAAGTCGTAGTTGTACTCGGTGAATTTGTGTCCCAGCTCGGCGAATAGCTCCGGGTTGCTGGGCGGATTGCTGACGCGGATATCGTCGATCGGCTCGACGATGCCGACCCCGAAGAAGTGCTGCCACACGCGGTTGGCAATGCTGGTGGCGAAATAGGGGTTCTCAGGCGACGCCAGCCATTGCGCCAGCACCACGCGGCGGTCCTTGCCGGCCACGTCAGGCGTCGGTCCGCCGAGGAACTTGGGCGCCATCACGCGTCCGCCCACCAGATGTGTGACTTCGCCGCCGCCGGCGTTGAAGACGATCGTCTCGCGATAGTCTTCTCCCGTCTTGCGGCCGATCTGAGCGAAGAACGCCGCGAAGCTGTAGTAATCGTCCATCGTCCAACGATCGAACGGATGGTTGTGGCACTGGGCACACTGCGTGCGAATGCCCATGAACACCTGCGCCACGTTTTCGGCCAGCTTCAGCGTGTTTCGCTCGATCTGATAGAAGTTCGTCGCCGGGCTGGTAAAGGTGCCGCCCGTGGCGCTGAGCATGTCCTGCACCATCTTGTTCAGCGGCACGTTCGACGAAATCTGTTCGGTGAGCCAGTTGTTGTAGAGAAACGCCGATTTGTAGCTGACCTCGTTCGTCGAGCGGATCATCAACAGCTCGGCCCACTTCAGTGCCCAGATCTCCGAAAACTCCTTGCGCTCCAGCAAGCGGTCGACCAGCAAGGCCCGCTTGTTGGACGCCGGGTCCGACATAAACGCCTGGTAATCTTCAGCCGACGGCAGCCGGCCGGTGATATCGAGCGTCGCCCGGCGCAGGAACACCTCGTCGGTGCAGATCTCGCTGGGCAGAATCCGGAGCTTGCGCAGCTTGGCGTTGACCAGCTCGTCGATGTAGTTCACCGGCGTTTCGGTCGGCGGCGTGTATTGCAATCCCTTCGGCAGGACCAGCACCTGGCTGCCGACGGTGTGCGTCGCAAACCGGGCCATGACGAAGGCCTCGCCCCGTGCAGCCGCGGTGATCTTGCCGTTCGGGTCGATCGCAGCCGAGTTGTCGTTGTTCGACAGGAACAAGGCCAGGCTCGTGACGTCGCGGTCCGTGCCATCGGCGTATTTGGCCCGTACGATCATCTGCTGCGTGGCGCCTTCGCCTTCGAGGACCGCCTGGCGCGGAAACAGTTCGACCGAGACGACGGCCGGAACCTCGCCGGGGTCATTGGCCGCACCACCGGCGAGCCAGCGTTCGAGCGTCTGGTACATTTCCGAACCAACCTCGAACCGTTTACCGCCCGTGTGCGGAACGGTGCCGACGGATTTCTCCAACAACAGGCTCTCCTGTGGCACCGCGAGGTTGATCCGGCGGAAGCCGATCTCCCGAGTCAAACGGTGGTGATCGCCCGCCGGATCGAAGCCGAACAGCGACAGGTTGAAACCGTCCTTACCGCGGGCCGCGCCGTGGCAGCTTCCCGTGTTGCAGCCGGCCCGCATGAAGACAGGCATCACATCGAGGCGAAAGCTGATCGGCCGGTCGGCCGTGGCGCCGACGACTGCGACGGGGATCTCATGCGCCATACCGGCGAATTCGACCTTGAGCGACGTTTGCCCGTCGGCCACCGGGTACAGCGTGCGGCCATCGAGCCGTGCAAATTCGGGCTGCGCCAGCGCGAATTGCGCTTCAGCCGTCACGTCTTGTGTGACGCCGTCGGCGCGGGTTGCTTGCACGATCAACTGCTGACGATCGAGCTGGGTGTGGAGCGCGACGTCCGGCGGAAAGACCTCGAGCTTCGTCCACGGCTGATCCTGGGCATGCGTCGTCGCCACCAGGGCGAAGACGCTGACGCATGCGCACGCGATGAATTTGATTCGGGCCACGTTCGTGTTCCTTTACGCCGGCCAGCGGCGGGGTTGCAGCAGGTTTATTGGGGTGCAGCAGGGGGGTCGGCCGGGGCGGGGGGCTCCGCCGGTGCCGGTTCTTCGGCGGCCTTTTTCTTGGCTTGTTCACGATCCAGCCGCAGCTTCTCGAGCCGCGTCAGACGCTTCTCCATCGGCATCGGCGCGGCCTCGGGCATCGGGGCTGCGGCCGGTTGCGGTGCGGCGTCGGCCTTCGGTGGCAGCGGTTCGTCAATCCGCAATTCGCCGGTGCCCAGCATGTGCGTGATGGGCTCGCCGTTGGCCATGATCACCGCGCGGCAGAGCAACGTCTTGTGACGCCCCACCGGCGAGTTGGCGGTCGTCTTGACCTTGAAGATCGCTTCGGTCGAATCCTTGGTGATTTGAATCGGCTCGGCGGTGACTTCGTTGGGCAGACCGAGCAATTCGACCGTGGCCGCGCCCTCGAAATCCTTGTTCTTGGTCACCGCGATCACCACCTCGGTTTCCTGGCCTTTTTCGACGGCCGCGCCGTTGAAGGCGAAGCTCAGGTACGGTTCGGTGACAGTCAAGTCGGCCATTTGCGTCGACACCAGCACGGTGCCGTTGCCCACGGTCGCCTCGCCCAACACGGGCAGCTTCCAGGTCCGCACCTCGGCGCCGCCGTTGGCGTTCAACGGGATCACCGCTTCGGTCTGGCCCTCGGGAATCGCGATGCCACCCGCGGCGCCGACGCCGGAAGGCGCGTAGAGCAGATACACAGAAATCGGCGCGGTAAAACCTTCGGCCCGCGTGGCGACGATTTTCAGATTCATGTTGCCGTCGCGCACCAACGGCACCTGTGGCTGCACGATTTCGAGTTTGAACGGCGCGGCTTCGGTGACCGCCGTGGCCAGGCGATAAGTCGGATGCTGCCACACGTGGATGTTGTTCTGACCGCGCACCAGCGAAGTCATCTGCACCAGGTGTCCCTCGACGCTCTGCAGGTTTGCGTCCGTGGGGCGGCCGACGACGTCGACCAGACCACCGGCCATTGCTGCGTCATCTGCTGCGGTCAACAGCACGGGCACAATCGTCTGATTAGCCGGCATCGACGGGATTTCGGCCGACACGCCGGCGGGCAGGCCTGCCAGCGAAATCGCCAGATCGCCGCCAAAGTCGGCGCGGGAGGCGCTCACCAGGAACGAGGTACGGTTCCCCTTCGGAATTTGCGCCACGATGTCGACGAATTGCTGCCGCTCCGGCAGTCCCATCGTCAACAGGGGCGTGACCGGGGTTACTTCGATGCGATAGGCGTAGTTGACGCCACCCTTGCCGAGGTGATCGTTCAACACCAGGACGTAGTCATCTTCTTCCGGCGCGGTGAACCGGACGTAGCTGTCGGGCCCGGCGCTGTCGTCGTTGCCGCCGATCCCTGCGCCGCCGCTGCGATAAACGTTCAACACCGGGTCGAGCGGCGAACGCAATCCCCGAGCAAACACTCGCACATCGAAGGCCTGGCCGGCCGTCGCGTGGAACTTGAAGCAATCGACGTCGCCGGCCGCGCCGATCACGCCGCCGATGCCGATCGGCGCCGTCACGGGCGTGGCCTCGCCGAGGCCGTTGTTCGGTTCGGTTTCCAGCGCGTTGTCGAGATTGCCCAGGCGGAACACCAGCCCCGACGGCGAGACGCCGTTGCCGTCCTGAGTCGTGAGCGTGAAGTTGGGCAACAGCACGTCCGGCAGCTTTACGTTTTCGGTGCGCTCGCCAAGCACGTCGCCCAGCCAGCGCACTTCGAGCGTTTGCCCCGGCTTGCCCCCGGCCGGCAGCACGGCCGTCGGGCGCGGGTACGTGCCGATGTGTGCGCGATACATGCAGTTGCCGTCGCCGCCGTACGAGCTTTCGCGGATCTGCACGATGTAACGGCCGTCCTCGGGGACCACCAGCGACGCCACGCCGTCTTGCCAGACCAGCGCCGAATCGTCGGCGTTGCTCAGCTCGAACCGCTTGGTGTCCATGATGGCCACATAGGGATCGAAGAACACATTCCCCAGGCGAATCCCTTCGATTTCGACCGACAGGCGCTGGCCCTTGGCGCAATCGACGGCGAAGTAATCGACGTCTTCGGACAAAACGACGCCGTTGACGGTCACGTTGAGCGGAATCTGCTGCGGCGCTTCGTAATCGCTGTTGGGCTCAGTCTCTTGCAATTCGGGCATCGCGCCGATGCTGAACGTGCGCAGATTGCTGATGCCGGAGGCCGTACGCAGCCGTACGCCGTGTTGACCAAGCCGGCAATCGGGGGCGATCGTCAACTTGGCCCGGACCACGCCGTCCTCGGCCTGCAGGCTGTCGACCTGGATCCCCGGCTCGTAGAGAACGATCTCTTGCGTGTCGGCCAGGCGCGCCCCGCCGAAGGCGATTTCGACTTGGGTGCCGCGCTGTGCGCCCCAGGGGCTGATCGAGCCCAGCGCCGGACTGGCCGCGAAAACGAAGGCAGCGCTGAACTGCAATGCAGCGGCGAGCGCCGCTGCCTGACAGGCCGTGCGAACGTGCATCACGATTCCCCACGGGCACTGCCGTTCGCGCTACCGATCGCCCCAGCGACGGTGCGGCGACTCGACCATGCCGTATTGGGCCCGTGGCGCTCCTGCGCACATTGAGACCGGGCCAATTCGCCGAATCACGCGCGGCGCATCCAGCACCGGCGGCGCAGCGTTCAAGTGGGTAGGACTCGCGGTTGGCGTCGCTGCGCGCCGGTGCCCGCGAGTTCAGGCGTGTGGGTCAGACGATCAGGTTCTTGCGGACCTTACCGCCGTCGACAATCTCGATCGGGCGATTGCCGGGAGCCATCAGCTCTTTGTCGGCAATGATGCCCATCTGGTAGTAAATCGTGGTGAACAGGTCGGCCGGCTCGATGGGGTCGTCCTCCGGTTCGCTGGCCGTCGAATTCGAGCTGCCGAAGATCGTGCCCGGTTTGACGCCGCCACCGGCGAGCACCACGCTGAATACCTTCGGCCAGTGATCGCGGCCGGCGGTGCCGTTGATCTTCGGCGTGCGGCCGAATTCGCTCGACACCATCACCAGCGTCTCGCTCAATAGACCGCTCCTGTCGAGATCGCGAATCAGGGTGGCAAACGCCTGATCGAAGGCCGGCATCTGGCCACGCATCCCCGACGCGATCGAGTTGTGCATGTCCCAGCCGCCGTAGGTCAGCGTGACAAGCCGCACGCCTGCGGCCACCAGCCGCCGCGCCATGAGCATCCGCTGGCCGGCTTCATGGCGACCGTATTCATCGCGAATCGCGGCAGGTTCGGCGTCGATATTAAACGCCTCGCGGGCCTGCGGCGAGCTGATCAGGCTGTAAGCCCGGTCGTAGAACGTGTTCATCGCGTCGACCGAATCGGCCTTTTCGCGCTTGGCGAAATAGTCGTTCACCGCCTCGAGTGCCGAACGGCGCCGGCCGAAGCGAGCATCGTCGACACCCTCGGGCAGGTTCAAATCGAGCACGCGGAAACCGTTCGAGGCGGGGTCCGAACCCAGGCTGAAGGGGGCAAACGACGAACTCAGATAGCCGGTGCCGGCAAACTCGTTGGGCTGATTCGGGATGCAAACATAAGGCGGCAGGTTGTTTCGCGGCCCATACTCGTGACTGATCACACTGCCGATGCTGGGAAACACCAGCGCCGGGCTCGGCCGATAGCCGGTAAACATGTTGTGCGTGCCGCGCTCGTGCGCCGCTTCGCCGTGGGTCATCGAGCGGATGACGCACAGCTTGTCGGCCAACTGGGCCGTGTTGGGCAGCGTGTCGCAAAACACCTGGCCGGGAATTGTCGTCTGGACCGTGCCCAACTCGCCGCGATATTCGACGGGCGCGTACGGCTTCGGATCGAACGTTTCCTGATGGGCGATACCACCGGGCAGAAAGATGTGGATTGCACTCTTGGCCTTTGCCTCGACAAAGTCGTAGGCCTTCTGGTCAGCCCGCGCGGCCTTGATGTGCAGCAAGTCGCCGAGGGTGAGTCCCAGACCGCCCAAGGCGCCCACCGTCAAAAATCCACGCCGGTCGAGCGCTCCGGGTCGAACGGCGCGTTGCAAGATCCTCTGTCCCATCATCGTTGATTCTCCATCCAATTGATGGCATTCACGGCATGAAACAATTTAGCCATTCGCAAACTCGCGTGGGGGCGCGCGTCAGCGCAGCCGCGCATGTGCCTGGTTGAGTGAACTCTGCAAAATCGATGCGCAAGTCCGGTTGCTGCATCGATTCGGGTAGGTGTGGCGGACCGGATGGCGTGGTTGCTCGAAGCTTAGTCCTGGCCGATGGTCCGCGTCGGCCGGGCGCTTGCCACGATGCAACGCCACTGAGACTACTCGACCGGGTGGGCGCTGTCAAAGGTTTGCGATCCGTCGAACGTCCAAAGTTCAATGTCGCAAACAAGTTTCGCAGACAAGATTGGTCGAGCGCCCCGTTTCGCACGCAGGACCCCCAGAGGTGCCAACGGACTGCGAGATGGGCACCAACGCTTTGGCCCCCCGGGAGGGAAAAGGAACAGCCGGCACGGGAGCTGATTTCCCGGGCCGGCTGGAAGATTTTCGGATTTTCGCGGATCGCGAGCGCCGCGCCAGGCAGACGGACCGATTACGAGCGGGCGGGCAGATTCGCAGCCACCGACATTGCCTGGGCCGACTCGACGTCGTCGAGCTCGGCGCGAAGCACGAGCATGTCGGCCGGAGCCTCGATGCCCAATCGCACCTTGTCGCCCGCAACACGGACAACGGTGACCACGATCGAGTCGCCCAATTTGATCCGTTCGCTCTGCCTCCGCGAGAGTACCAACATCGCATTCACCTCCGTGTTGAATGATAGTATATATATGTACACTTAGCCCAGGGGCGTCGTCAACCTCACTGTCGACGAGCATCCCGGCGTACTGGGCGATGCAATCCAACCGCTGGCCGATGAGCGATCCGGCTGCTTGCGCGGCGACGCATCGGCTTGTCGCCACCGCGCGTGTTTTGGTTTTGTGCACACCTCGCAGAGCACGAGCCGTCGCTCTGGGAGTTTCATGCCGCGGCCGCAGCGAGCTGCGGCGCGCCTCGAAGCACCGTCTTCTGAAACCGTTCTCCGGTCGAGCCGTAGAACAGAATCGTGTTGCGATCGGTTTCCCAGATCGCGGAGAACTTCACCTGACGCGGTCCATGCAGGCAGAAATACATGCCACAGGGCCGGCCTCCGCGAACCAAAATGCGTTCGCTCAGGTGGAAGGCACCGAGTTCAAGTTGATCGTGTTGGCTAAGCGTTTCGACGACGTACGTTCTGAGTTGTTCCAGGTTGTGCAGTTCGGGAGAACTGGTCAGCATGAGGGTGGCTGCTCCTTCGCACATGCTCAAAGGATGCAATTCCAGTTGACCTCGATGGGTCGGCGGGGGTGGGGTGGGTGCCGCCAGAGATAGCTATCGGCAGAATGGGAAAGCTACTTGGCTTGGCGAATCCAAGAGGGCTGCGAAAAATTTGACGCGCAAGATTCGTGTTAGTGCGCGGTACTGCTTGGTGCAGTTGGTCTTACGGGTGCTTGCAGCCGCTGATGCGCGCGGTCCGACGCGAGGCCGCTTGTAGCGAAGGCGCCCTGCGGTAGCGAATGCGCTGCTTCCGTGCGCGCCGCGGATGCGTCACTTCGGTGTCTTGGCGTATTCCTCGTACGCCTCGGCGACATGCCCCTGCTCGACTTCGCCCAGGTGGAACAAGAACCGATAGCGCAACGTGATCGACTCGCCCGGCGGCAGCGTGTAGGAGCCATCCGCGGCTGCGTCGCCGGTGAAGTCGCGAATGCCGAACGGGTTGGCCGCGAACAGGCCATAGGTCCGCACGTGCCAGTACGTGGGGAAACGGAAGCTCGACGGGTGATTGAGAATCGCGACGCCGACATGTTGTCCGTCGACGGTGCCCTGGTAGTCGACCCATTCGGCAGGTTTGCCCCAGGCCTCGCCGTCGGCCTGGCCACGGCTGTTGACCAGGCGACGAGCGAGCGGGTCGGTGAACGTCGCTTCGTCGCCATGCTCGCGGCGAAACTTCTTCTCGTCCAGGAATCGACCGTCGACGTCCATCACCGTGGGGACGCGCAGCCCCAGGGTGCCTTCTTTCGTGTCGCCAAACACGACCGCGGCGTCGCCGGCGCGGAGCGTGATGTCGAAATCGATGCTGCGCCAATCATCACCGGCACGAAACTCGAGCACACGCTGATCTTCGAGGTGCTTTTTGCCCTCGGCATCGACCCAGTCGTTGACGGTTTCGACGACCACGGCGCCGTCGGCCAGCTCGACGCGTTTGAACTCGCGATGCACGGTTTGCCCCTTGCCGCGCCCCTCGGCCCAGAAGTCGACGCCGTCGACGCTGCCGTGCGTGAACCACAGCGAGCGGTGATGGCCGTGATCGAACTTCTCGCCTTTGACTTTTTCCATGGGGAACGACCTGGTCATCTTCTGCCCCCGCGGACCGAAAATCGGCCAGACGATCGGCTTCGACCCGCTCTTGGTCAGGTATTCCGCAAAGGGCTGGCCGTCGACCTGGATCACGACCCGGTCGTTGGCCTGCTCGAAGGTCAATTCGGCGGCCACGATCGGTCCGGCGCCGACGGCAAGGCATGCCAGCGTCACGAGGCCCACGGCCACAACGCGGCACGGCGCAGGAAGCGTGAGTACGGTCCGATTCATATTCCCTGTTCCCTCTGCAAAGATTCGCGCTCGATACGGCGCCTGGCCGCCGCGCGGGATCGATCCTAATCCAACCGGCCGCGCGACGCCACACACCCGGCGCCGGGCGGGCCGCACGTGCTAACGCCCGATCGCCAGGTCGGGCAGGGCCTTTTTCAGGTGCCGCAGCGTGAGCCAGCCGACGCGCGTGTCGCGAACGCCCAGCCAGTTGAGACGCGGCAGTTCTGCTAGTTGCCGAACGGCGCCACCGACGTCGGTGCCGTCGAGGGCAACTTGTTGCAGGCTGACAAAATGCAACAGCACTTCCAGGCCCTCGTCGGTGACCAAGGTTCCGGACAGATCGAGCCGCCTCAGCGCCGAAAGCGAAGCAAGATGCTCCTGAGCCAGGGTCTCCAACTCGGCATCTCCCACGGGCAGCGCCGATAGATCGATCCCGACGATGCGCTCGTGCAACTGCGCGAAATCCTCACCGATTTCGTGGATCAACCAGTCGATCTGTTCGAGCTCGACGTGGCCGCCCCAGCGCGCGACGTCGGCCAGGCAGGCCTCGTGCACGATGAACCGCTCGACGGCCGAACCAATCCAACGCCGCCGACTTTCGAAAAACTGTGCATATTCCAGCGCCCGCTGGTAATGCTCTTCCAGCGCGATGAATTGTTCGCGCGTGCCTCCGCGGTCCGGATGCACCGCTTTGACCTTGTGCAAAAAGGCCTGCTTAACGTCATCGGGCGTGCAAGGCGGCAACAAGCCCAAGGCGGCCAGAAACTCCGGACGCTGGTCCATGCGGCAATCGTCCCCGTGGCTGAATGGCCCCCCGGCGACAGCGCCGGCCCCCACGCGGACATTGTTGGCCCCAGGGCCCGCGGAGTCAAAACGGTGCGTAGCACCTTAACGATTTGCCACCTGGCGCTGAATGCTCGCCTGGTATTCGGGGAAGCCAACGCGGCGCAGCGTCGCCAATTGCCGGCGCAGACCTTGCACGCGCTGAGCGTCGTCATCGAGGCGCTGGGTGGAGAACTCATGCTCGCTGCGCAGCCGGACGGTGCGCGCCTGTTTGCCGGTGCCCGCCGTGTACCGCAGCTCGATCGACTGGGCCACCACGCGATGCGCCGCCAGCGATCGATCGAGCGCCAGCCGCCCGAACGGCGGCAGCCCACCCGGATGTAGCATGGCGTTCACTCGGGCGAGGAAGCTCGTGTATTCGACATAAGCCGCGGCTGTCACGCCTGCCGGTGCCGGGGTTACCTGTGCCTGGTACGAC includes:
- a CDS encoding DUF1549 domain-containing protein, yielding MARIKFIACACVSVFALVATTHAQDQPWTKLEVFPPDVALHTQLDRQQLIVQATRADGVTQDVTAEAQFALAQPEFARLDGRTLYPVADGQTSLKVEFAGMAHEIPVAVVGATADRPISFRLDVMPVFMRAGCNTGSCHGAARGKDGFNLSLFGFDPAGDHHRLTREIGFRRINLAVPQESLLLEKSVGTVPHTGGKRFEVGSEMYQTLERWLAGGAANDPGEVPAVVSVELFPRQAVLEGEGATQQMIVRAKYADGTDRDVTSLALFLSNNDNSAAIDPNGKITAAARGEAFVMARFATHTVGSQVLVLPKGLQYTPPTETPVNYIDELVNAKLRKLRILPSEICTDEVFLRRATLDITGRLPSAEDYQAFMSDPASNKRALLVDRLLERKEFSEIWALKWAELLMIRSTNEVSYKSAFLYNNWLTEQISSNVPLNKMVQDMLSATGGTFTSPATNFYQIERNTLKLAENVAQVFMGIRTQCAQCHNHPFDRWTMDDYYSFAAFFAQIGRKTGEDYRETIVFNAGGGEVTHLVGGRVMAPKFLGGPTPDVAGKDRRVVLAQWLASPENPYFATSIANRVWQHFFGVGIVEPIDDIRVSNPPSNPELFAELGHKFTEYNYDFKQLVRDICNSQTYQRSTQRNESNAGDELNFAHSRIRRIKSENLLDCISQVTGTKDKFQGLPLGARATQIADGTTSTYFLTTFGRSSRASVCTCEVRTEPTLSQALHMLNGDTIQGKIRGGGLLKQLLDAGRTPEQVIQELYVRSVSRQATPEEVTKLNEIVAQAGDPMAGLEDVFWAMLNSREFLFNH
- a CDS encoding PPC domain-containing protein, giving the protein MHVRTACQAAALAAALQFSAAFVFAASPALGSISPWGAQRGTQVEIAFGGARLADTQEIVLYEPGIQVDSLQAEDGVVRAKLTIAPDCRLGQHGVRLRTASGISNLRTFSIGAMPELQETEPNSDYEAPQQIPLNVTVNGVVLSEDVDYFAVDCAKGQRLSVEIEGIRLGNVFFDPYVAIMDTKRFELSNADDSALVWQDGVASLVVPEDGRYIVQIRESSYGGDGNCMYRAHIGTYPRPTAVLPAGGKPGQTLEVRWLGDVLGERTENVKLPDVLLPNFTLTTQDGNGVSPSGLVFRLGNLDNALETEPNNGLGEATPVTAPIGIGGVIGAAGDVDCFKFHATAGQAFDVRVFARGLRSPLDPVLNVYRSGGAGIGGNDDSAGPDSYVRFTAPEEDDYVLVLNDHLGKGGVNYAYRIEVTPVTPLLTMGLPERQQFVDIVAQIPKGNRTSFLVSASRADFGGDLAISLAGLPAGVSAEIPSMPANQTIVPVLLTAADDAAMAGGLVDVVGRPTDANLQSVEGHLVQMTSLVRGQNNIHVWQHPTYRLATAVTEAAPFKLEIVQPQVPLVRDGNMNLKIVATRAEGFTAPISVYLLYAPSGVGAAGGIAIPEGQTEAVIPLNANGGAEVRTWKLPVLGEATVGNGTVLVSTQMADLTVTEPYLSFAFNGAAVEKGQETEVVIAVTKNKDFEGAATVELLGLPNEVTAEPIQITKDSTEAIFKVKTTANSPVGRHKTLLCRAVIMANGEPITHMLGTGELRIDEPLPPKADAAPQPAAAPMPEAAPMPMEKRLTRLEKLRLDREQAKKKAAEEPAPAEPPAPADPPAAPQ
- a CDS encoding DUF1501 domain-containing protein, coding for MGQRILQRAVRPGALDRRGFLTVGALGGLGLTLGDLLHIKAARADQKAYDFVEAKAKSAIHIFLPGGIAHQETFDPKPYAPVEYRGELGTVQTTIPGQVFCDTLPNTAQLADKLCVIRSMTHGEAAHERGTHNMFTGYRPSPALVFPSIGSVISHEYGPRNNLPPYVCIPNQPNEFAGTGYLSSSFAPFSLGSDPASNGFRVLDLNLPEGVDDARFGRRRSALEAVNDYFAKREKADSVDAMNTFYDRAYSLISSPQAREAFNIDAEPAAIRDEYGRHEAGQRMLMARRLVAAGVRLVTLTYGGWDMHNSIASGMRGQMPAFDQAFATLIRDLDRSGLLSETLVMVSSEFGRTPKINGTAGRDHWPKVFSVVLAGGGVKPGTIFGSSNSTASEPEDDPIEPADLFTTIYYQMGIIADKELMAPGNRPIEIVDGGKVRKNLIV
- a CDS encoding carbon storage regulator, translating into MLVLSRRQSERIKLGDSIVVTVVRVAGDKVRLGIEAPADMLVLRAELDDVESAQAMSVAANLPARS
- a CDS encoding PmoA family protein → MNRTVLTLPAPCRVVAVGLVTLACLAVGAGPIVAAELTFEQANDRVVIQVDGQPFAEYLTKSGSKPIVWPIFGPRGQKMTRSFPMEKVKGEKFDHGHHRSLWFTHGSVDGVDFWAEGRGKGQTVHREFKRVELADGAVVVETVNDWVDAEGKKHLEDQRVLEFRAGDDWRSIDFDITLRAGDAAVVFGDTKEGTLGLRVPTVMDVDGRFLDEKKFRREHGDEATFTDPLARRLVNSRGQADGEAWGKPAEWVDYQGTVDGQHVGVAILNHPSSFRFPTYWHVRTYGLFAANPFGIRDFTGDAAADGSYTLPPGESITLRYRFLFHLGEVEQGHVAEAYEEYAKTPK
- a CDS encoding J domain-containing protein, which translates into the protein MDQRPEFLAALGLLPPCTPDDVKQAFLHKVKAVHPDRGGTREQFIALEEHYQRALEYAQFFESRRRWIGSAVERFIVHEACLADVARWGGHVELEQIDWLIHEIGEDFAQLHERIVGIDLSALPVGDAELETLAQEHLASLSALRRLDLSGTLVTDEGLEVLLHFVSLQQVALDGTDVGGAVRQLAELPRLNWLGVRDTRVGWLTLRHLKKALPDLAIGR